From Alphaproteobacteria bacterium, the proteins below share one genomic window:
- a CDS encoding tRNA-binding protein, translating to MTETIAWADFEKVDIRVGTIIEARPFEGARKPAIQLVIDFGAELGTRKCSAQLTVHYTPEALVGRQVAAVVNFPPRQIGKFMSQVLTLGFPDESGGVVLIAPDKSVPNGGKLF from the coding sequence ATGACAGAGACCATCGCCTGGGCCGATTTCGAGAAGGTCGACATCCGTGTCGGCACCATCATCGAGGCGCGCCCTTTCGAAGGCGCGCGCAAGCCCGCCATCCAGCTGGTGATCGATTTCGGCGCCGAGCTGGGCACACGCAAATGCTCCGCCCAGCTCACGGTGCATTACACGCCCGAGGCGCTGGTCGGCCGCCAGGTGGCCGCTGTCGTGAACTTCCCGCCGCGCCAGATCGGCAAGTTCATGTCGCAGGTGCTGACGCTGGGCTTTCCCGACGAGTCCGGCGGCGTGGTGCTGATCGCGCCCGACAAATCCGTGCCCAACGGCGGCAAGCTGTTTTAG
- a CDS encoding LysR family transcriptional regulator, whose amino-acid sequence MDLLDVMRVFVRVVDEASFTRAAAALRLSRSSASEKVRELEEMLGVRLLQRTTRRVGVTEAGRAFYARSKRTIEEADAARREAQALSRDPAGRLRVGAPEMFARVFLVPALAAFLRRHPSLSVELIESARPANLVGEELDLSIRIAGSLEPAVIARRMASSRVTICAAPAYLAERGAPRAPEDITRHACLGFSPLEWGRLWTLSRNGETRRIDVVPRLLCDTGESLLTGARAGLGLAPLPNWAVGDDIAAGRLVPVLADWTTPERGIYAVFPSNRQVPAKVRAFVAHIARELKARGL is encoded by the coding sequence ATGGATCTGCTCGACGTCATGCGCGTCTTCGTGCGCGTGGTCGACGAGGCGAGCTTCACGCGCGCCGCGGCCGCCCTGCGCCTGTCGCGCTCCTCGGCGAGCGAGAAGGTGCGCGAGCTCGAGGAGATGCTGGGCGTACGCCTTCTTCAGCGTACGACGCGCCGGGTCGGCGTCACCGAGGCCGGGCGCGCCTTCTATGCGCGGAGCAAGCGCACCATCGAGGAGGCCGACGCCGCGCGCCGCGAAGCGCAGGCGCTCAGCCGCGATCCCGCCGGAAGGCTGCGCGTCGGCGCGCCGGAGATGTTCGCACGGGTCTTCCTGGTGCCGGCGCTGGCCGCGTTCCTGCGGCGCCATCCGTCGCTGTCGGTCGAGCTGATCGAATCGGCGCGTCCGGCCAATCTCGTCGGGGAAGAGCTCGATCTGTCGATCCGCATCGCAGGTTCGCTGGAGCCCGCGGTGATCGCGCGGCGCATGGCCTCGTCGCGCGTCACCATCTGCGCCGCGCCCGCCTACCTCGCCGAGCGCGGCGCACCGCGCGCTCCCGAGGACATCACCAGGCATGCCTGCCTCGGATTCTCACCGTTGGAATGGGGCCGCCTGTGGACGCTCAGCCGGAACGGCGAGACCCGGCGAATCGATGTCGTGCCGCGCCTGCTGTGCGACACGGGCGAATCTCTGCTGACGGGCGCGCGTGCCGGTCTCGGTCTTGCGCCCTTGCCGAACTGGGCGGTCGGCGACGACATCGCCGCCGGCCGCCTGGTGCCGGTGCTGGCCGACTGGACCACGCCGGAGCGGGGCATCTATGCCGTGTTCCCGTCCAACCGCCAGGTGCCGGCGAAGGTCAGGGCCTTCGTCGCCCACATTGCGCGCGAGCTGAAGGCACGCGGCCTCTGA